A window from Candidatus Omnitrophota bacterium encodes these proteins:
- a CDS encoding Gfo/Idh/MocA family oxidoreductase: MAKRSHKIRVGVIGIGHLGSIHTRIYSELPGAELVAVCDADSARAEEAAKKYSCAAFTQYHKMLGYVDAVSVAVPTQHHYRIAKVCLEHGIHVLVEKPITQRLSQADELLKLARSKRRLLQVGHVERFNSAVQAFRKVAKHPRFIECHRLAPFNVRGTEVGVVLDLMIHDIDIVLGLVESPVNAIRAAGLSVISAQEDIANVRLEFRNGATANLTASRISDTATRKIRIFQTDAYISLDYAQQDALVYRVSKGQIVRSQLPIKREEPLAKELGEFIDCIRRSACGLTSARQAREALSIALQIQTRIRRQRL, encoded by the coding sequence ATGGCAAAACGCTCTCACAAAATCCGCGTCGGGGTTATCGGCATTGGCCACCTGGGCTCAATTCACACGCGTATTTACTCGGAACTCCCCGGTGCGGAGCTTGTTGCGGTTTGCGATGCGGATTCCGCGCGCGCTGAAGAGGCTGCAAAGAAATACTCCTGCGCAGCCTTCACCCAATACCACAAAATGCTGGGGTATGTAGACGCGGTCAGTGTTGCCGTGCCCACACAACACCATTACCGCATTGCCAAAGTCTGTTTGGAACACGGGATTCATGTGCTGGTGGAAAAGCCCATCACGCAACGGCTCTCCCAGGCCGATGAGCTGCTTAAACTGGCCCGGAGCAAACGGCGCCTGCTGCAGGTGGGGCATGTGGAGCGCTTCAATTCCGCTGTGCAGGCCTTTCGCAAGGTGGCCAAGCACCCGCGCTTTATCGAATGCCACAGGCTTGCGCCCTTTAATGTGCGCGGCACCGAGGTGGGTGTCGTCTTGGATTTGATGATCCACGATATTGATATTGTGCTGGGCCTGGTGGAGTCCCCGGTCAACGCCATCCGGGCTGCAGGGCTCAGCGTGATTTCGGCTCAGGAGGACATCGCCAATGTGCGTTTGGAATTCCGCAACGGGGCCACCGCAAACCTGACGGCCAGCCGCATCAGCGATACGGCGACCCGCAAGATCCGGATCTTCCAGACAGATGCCTACATTTCCTTAGACTACGCACAGCAGGACGCGCTGGTGTACCGGGTCTCCAAAGGACAAATCGTGCGCAGCCAACTGCCTATTAAGAGGGAAGAACCTCTGGCCAAAGAGCTCGGGGAATTTATTGATTGTATTCGCCGGAGCGCTTGCGGATTAACCTCGGCGCGGCAGGCGCGCGAGGCTTTGAGTATCGCGCTTCAAATTCAAACCAGGATTCGAAGGCAACGACTCTAA
- the lpxB gene encoding lipid-A-disaccharide synthase, with amino-acid sequence MSPDIPENMSYSYLIVTGEASGDLHAGHLLQALKKREPNTKAWGVGGENLQAAGMDLEEPVKTMTVMGFAGILSKLPHFKDVQNRIVARCRTQPPAAAILVDYSGFNLRLAPYLKKLGIPVFYFISPQVWAWRTGRIRTIKELVDLMIVFFPFEEKLYQEHGVPVKWAGHPLVGAAPPVQSKEAFLSSLGLDPSRRTLALLPGSRRSEVQALLPIMKQAARRISKELEPSPQFLLAQASGLEPSLFKGLEGLPIKAVVGKAQACIAAADLVLTCSGTATMETAALEKPMIVVYKTGALNWMLIRPWVKVEYASMANILAGKQIVPELLQKNLSGESLAQKAVELLKDSQRMAQMQNELAKIKSSLGKPGAYTRAADAILAHLRDGSCQPHTHQ; translated from the coding sequence ATGTCCCCTGATATCCCGGAGAATATGTCCTATAGCTACTTAATCGTCACAGGCGAAGCCTCCGGTGATTTACACGCCGGGCATCTCCTGCAAGCCCTCAAAAAGCGCGAACCGAACACAAAGGCTTGGGGTGTGGGTGGCGAGAACCTGCAAGCCGCAGGCATGGATCTGGAAGAGCCGGTCAAGACCATGACGGTGATGGGCTTTGCGGGCATTCTGAGTAAGCTGCCGCACTTCAAGGACGTGCAAAACCGCATTGTCGCGCGTTGCAGGACACAACCCCCGGCTGCGGCGATCCTCGTGGACTATTCCGGCTTTAACCTGCGCCTTGCCCCCTATCTCAAGAAACTCGGCATTCCGGTCTTCTACTTTATTAGTCCGCAGGTTTGGGCCTGGCGTACGGGACGCATTCGCACAATCAAAGAACTTGTGGATCTTATGATTGTGTTCTTTCCTTTTGAAGAGAAGCTCTATCAGGAACACGGTGTTCCCGTAAAGTGGGCCGGGCACCCTTTGGTAGGCGCCGCGCCTCCGGTTCAATCCAAGGAGGCTTTTCTTTCAAGCCTGGGATTGGACCCAAGCCGCCGCACTCTGGCTTTGTTGCCCGGGTCCCGGCGTTCCGAGGTGCAGGCTTTGCTGCCCATTATGAAGCAAGCGGCCCGGCGAATCTCCAAGGAGCTGGAACCCTCTCCTCAGTTCTTGCTGGCGCAAGCCTCGGGGCTGGAGCCCTCTCTTTTCAAAGGACTCGAAGGTCTTCCCATCAAAGCAGTGGTGGGTAAGGCTCAGGCCTGTATTGCGGCAGCCGACCTGGTCCTGACTTGCTCCGGCACTGCCACCATGGAAACAGCCGCGCTTGAAAAACCCATGATCGTTGTGTACAAGACCGGTGCACTCAATTGGATGCTGATCCGGCCTTGGGTCAAAGTGGAGTATGCTTCCATGGCCAATATCCTGGCAGGCAAACAGATTGTGCCGGAGCTTCTGCAAAAGAATTTGTCCGGGGAGTCCCTGGCTCAAAAGGCTGTGGAGCTGCTGAAAGATTCCCAGAGAATGGCTCAGATGCAAAATGAACTCGCCAAGATCAAATCCAGCCTGGGCAAACCCGGCGCTTACACCCGCGCCGCAGACGCCATCTTGGCACACCTCAGGGACGGTTCTTGCCAACCCCATACCCACCAGTAA
- a CDS encoding replication-associated recombination protein A produces MARPESSSSADLFEVEAQTRQKALPLAVRMRPQSMEEFVGQQHLLGPGKLLRRAIDADRIASLILYGPPGTGKATLAHLIAASTQAHVDRINATTSNVAELRQRVQEAQQRQKLSGHRTLLFIDEIHRFNKAQQDVLMPHVEEANPILIGATTHNPFFTLASALLSRSLVFELEPLNEEDVVKLLRRAVADSQRGLGSIPLDVDDDAFRHLAKVCDGDARRALGALELGALTTQPNENGRIVFDRDVAAESIQKKAVVYDADGDAHYDAASAFIKSMRGSDPDAALYWMAKMLYAGEDPRFVARRMVICAAEDVGNADPQALVLASAAMQVSEFVGMPEARIPLAQAAVYIACAPKSNAAYLGIDAALKDVKEGRTLEVPPHLKDASYKSAKKLGHGQGYKYAHNYEGHHVDQDYLPVDKTYYQPTSQGFEARIKERLERLKKPRTGQS; encoded by the coding sequence ATGGCGCGCCCCGAATCCTCCTCCAGCGCAGATCTCTTTGAAGTCGAAGCCCAGACCCGGCAGAAGGCGCTGCCTTTAGCGGTGCGCATGCGTCCGCAAAGCATGGAAGAGTTTGTGGGCCAGCAGCATTTGCTGGGGCCGGGTAAGCTCCTCAGACGGGCAATCGACGCAGACCGCATTGCTTCACTCATCCTTTACGGCCCCCCGGGCACCGGCAAGGCCACACTGGCTCACCTGATTGCAGCTAGCACGCAGGCCCATGTGGACCGGATCAATGCCACGACCTCCAATGTGGCGGAGCTGCGCCAGCGCGTGCAAGAAGCGCAACAGCGCCAGAAGCTCTCCGGGCACCGCACCTTGCTCTTCATTGATGAAATCCACCGCTTCAATAAGGCCCAGCAAGATGTGCTCATGCCTCATGTGGAAGAGGCCAACCCCATCCTCATTGGGGCCACGACACACAACCCGTTTTTTACTTTGGCATCGGCACTGTTGTCTCGCTCACTGGTTTTTGAGCTGGAACCTTTGAATGAAGAGGATGTGGTGAAGCTGCTCCGCCGTGCGGTCGCGGATTCCCAACGCGGTCTGGGTTCGATACCGTTGGATGTGGACGATGACGCATTCCGGCATCTGGCGAAGGTTTGCGACGGAGATGCGCGCCGTGCCTTGGGCGCCTTGGAATTGGGTGCGCTGACCACCCAACCTAATGAGAACGGGCGTATTGTGTTTGACCGGGATGTGGCTGCGGAATCCATTCAGAAGAAAGCCGTGGTTTACGACGCTGACGGAGACGCCCATTACGATGCGGCCTCGGCCTTTATCAAATCCATGCGCGGCTCCGACCCCGACGCAGCTCTTTACTGGATGGCCAAGATGCTTTACGCGGGAGAGGACCCGCGTTTTGTGGCGAGGCGGATGGTCATTTGTGCGGCCGAAGATGTGGGTAATGCCGACCCGCAGGCCTTGGTTTTGGCCAGCGCCGCCATGCAGGTCTCAGAGTTCGTAGGAATGCCCGAGGCGCGTATCCCGTTGGCGCAGGCCGCGGTCTATATTGCGTGTGCGCCCAAGTCTAATGCGGCTTATTTGGGAATAGACGCTGCTCTCAAGGACGTGAAAGAGGGGAGAACTCTGGAGGTCCCCCCCCACCTCAAGGATGCCAGCTATAAGTCTGCCAAGAAGTTAGGGCATGGCCAGGGGTACAAGTACGCCCACAATTATGAAGGCCACCACGTGGATCAGGACTATCTTCCCGTGGACAAGACCTACTACCAACCCACCTCCCAGGGCTTCGAGGCCCGCATTAAAGAGCGCTTGGAGCGACTCAAGAAGCCCCGAACGGGTCAGTCCTGA